ACGATGCAAGTGATAGGCGTCACCGGCACCAACGGCAAGACCTCGACTGTGCAATTGCTCGCGCAAGCGCTGAGCAGCGTCGGTTTGACGACAGCCAGCATCGGTACGCTCGGCGCAGGTTTACACGGCGCCTTGCGCACCGGTGAACGCACAACGCCCGACGTGCTCAGTGTGCATGCCTTGTTCGCCGAATTTCGCGATGAAGGCGCGAGTCATGTGGCGATGGAAGTTTCATCGCACGCGCTCGATCAGGGCCGCGTCGATGCGATTGCGTTCGACATCGCGGTGTTCACCAATCTCACGCGCGATCACCTCGATTATCACGGCGACATGCAAAGTTATGCCGCCGCCAAAGCGCGCCTGTTCGCGTGGCCCGGATTGAGCTGCGCGGTGATCAACGCCGATGATGCGTTCGGTCGCGCACTGCTGCAGCAATTGCCAGCGAGCGTATCCGCATTGAGCTACGGCATCGATGCGGCGAACGCGGATATTCGTGCGAGTGGAATCGAAACCTCGGCGCACGGTTTGCGTTTTCATCTGCATACGCCGTGGGGCGACGGCGCGGTGGGATCGTCGTTGCTCGGGCGTTTCAACATTGCCAACCTGCTCGCAGTAATCGGTTGTCTTGGTGCGTTGGATTTCAGTTTCGCGCAGATTCAAAATGCGATCGCGCAACTCCAGCCGGTAGCCGGGCGCATGAATCGCCTCGGTGGCGAAAACGCCGCACCGCTGATCGTGGTGGACTACGCGCACACGCCCGATGCGCTCGAACAAACGCTGAGCAATTTGCGCGCGCACAGCGCCGGCCGTTTGATCTGCGTATTCGGTTG
The sequence above is drawn from the Pseudolysobacter antarcticus genome and encodes:
- a CDS encoding UDP-N-acetylmuramoyl-L-alanyl-D-glutamate--2,6-diaminopimelate ligase produces the protein MNALRTAMNLRDLLADAALPAALGDIVVRGLQLDSRLVMPGDAFVALRGAHQHGITFAPTALARGAQVILAEAPAPVAFAPVASSENQPVLWIEQLRDQLGGIASRFYGAPSATMQVIGVTGTNGKTSTVQLLAQALSSVGLTTASIGTLGAGLHGALRTGERTTPDVLSVHALFAEFRDEGASHVAMEVSSHALDQGRVDAIAFDIAVFTNLTRDHLDYHGDMQSYAAAKARLFAWPGLSCAVINADDAFGRALLQQLPASVSALSYGIDAANADIRASGIETSAHGLRFHLHTPWGDGAVGSSLLGRFNIANLLAVIGCLGALDFSFAQIQNAIAQLQPVAGRMNRLGGENAAPLIVVDYAHTPDALEQTLSNLRAHSAGRLICVFGCGGERDQGKRPQMGAIAERLADVAIVTDDNPRGEDGDVIVAQILAGFSAPNNVTVERRRAAAIALAIKQARRGDVVLIAGKGHEDYQEVGGRKLPFDDLQVARSVMGAHTC